A stretch of Cicer arietinum cultivar CDC Frontier isolate Library 1 chromosome 5, Cicar.CDCFrontier_v2.0, whole genome shotgun sequence DNA encodes these proteins:
- the LOC101501147 gene encoding uncharacterized protein — translation MNLGFLSNIAWIKAQSNQESLSVQIQTKNFTSQAKQESYGIDPKLSGWPLSFLSLFPWANNVGDKFQRPTTINKELKRHAQNRENVVGKDNVAAPLRFRPYVCKVPWHTGVRAFLSQLFPRYGHYCGPNWSSGKDGGSLVWDKRPIDWLDYCCYCHDIGYDTHEQAKLLKADLAFLECLENRQIMRTKGDPNIAHVYKTMCINGLKNFLIPYRTNLVTLQQYRQPLIQFGWLSNLRWRSWNDQKTRKFS, via the exons ATGAATTTAGGGTTTCTTAGCAACATTGCTTGGATTAAAGCTCAGAGTAATCAAGAATCATTGTCAGTTCAAATTCAAACCAAAAATTTTACTTCACAAGCCAAACAAGAATCATATGGTATTGATCCCAAATTGTCTGGGTGGCCTTTGTCCTTTCTTTCGTTGTTTCCATGGGCAAATAATGTCGGAGATAAGTTTCAAAGACCAACTACTATCAATAAAGAGTTGAAGAGACATGCACAAAATCGTGAAAATGTTGTTGGAAAAGATAACGTGGCTGCCCCTTTACGCTTTAGGCCTTATGTGTGTAAGGTTCCATGGCATACAGGGGTTAGAGCATTTCTTTCACAGTTGTTCCCTCGATATGGACATTATTGCGGACCAAATTGGTCAAGTGGGAAAGATGGTGGATCTCTTGTTTGGGACAAGCGACCAATTGATTGGTTGGATTACTGTTGTTATTGCCATGATATAGGGTATGATACTCATGAACAAGCTAAGCTTTTGAAGGCTGATTTAGCCTTTCTTGAGTGTCTTGAGAATCGGCAAATTATGCGTACTAAAGGAGACCCTAATATTGCTCATGTTTATAAGACAATGTGCATAAATG GTCTTAAGAATTTTCTAATACCTTACAGAACGAATCTTGTTACTCTACAACAATATAGGCAACCTTTGATTCAGTTTGGATGGCTAAGCAACTTGAGATGGAGAAGTTGGAACGATCAGAAAACACGAAAATTTAGTTAA